A single window of Lutzomyia longipalpis isolate SR_M1_2022 chromosome 1, ASM2433408v1 DNA harbors:
- the LOC129786867 gene encoding myosin heavy chain 95F isoform X2 → MDPHIVWARDSIEGYVKGRISEIGSHEEFEVQPLDSKFPKRVCAVQDIFPSCEGEQDHDDNCELMFLNEATLLDNLRTRYYKDKIYTYVANILIAVNPYKEIGDLYSSSTIKKYNGRSLGELPPHVYAIADKAIRDMKVLKVSQSIIVSGESGAGKTESTKYLLRYLCDSVAAAGTIEQKILDANPILEAFGNAKTTRNNNSSRFGKFIEVHYDGKHTVVGGHISHYLLEKSRICTQSPDERNYHVFYMLCAGAPQQLREKLCLGKPDDYKYLSGCTQYFTTSTTDKKIPAAYKSKDHAKRGALKDPILDDYEDFVNLDQALSRLGLSGEGRLEIYKLVAGVLHLGNISFEDNPEDAKGGCKVSPSSEQSLTITSTLIGVDPSEMRQALISRVMQSKGGGVKGTVIMVPLKVYEANNARDALAKALYSRLFDHIVSIINLSIPFKASSFYIGVLDIAGFEYFTVNSFEQFCINYCNEKLQKFFNDNILANEQELYKREGLNVPQIKFTDNQDVIELIENKANGIFMILDEESKLPKPSFSHFTTEVHSSWQGHYRLSYPRSSRLKAHRSLRDDEGFLVRHFAGAVCYNTNQFIEKNNDALHASLEFLVQESENKLLNRLFASGSSASKGKLSFISVGSKFKTQLSELMEKLEKNGTNFIRCIKPNSRMVDHEFEGSLCLAQLKCSGTTSVLELMEYGYPSRVPFGELHKMYKSYLPPELAKLSARTFCEAMLHSLKLHDKDFKFGITKVFFRPGKFVEFDRIMRSDPENLKAIVANVKKWLVRSRWIKSAFCAICVIKLKNRIIYRNKCVLVMQKVIRGYLARKKHQPRFRGLQKIRAIKTNLIKMEEVANQLKKEKDVMLNQVKTLYGAIDEATKKIKTNQSITPKQIDELYEGLMKKIDQNTSLLKTKLLEQKNAEEQERLRKIQIALEAERKAKEEEERKRREEEENRKKKAEMEAKRKAEEAARLRQEELDRKTAEALQKQLHEEALRDSKYREQLEQERRDHELATRLASESNGQVDDSPPLIRKSENIRAQQQLIGKQKHDLSKWKYSELRDAINTSCDIELLEACRHEFHRRLKVYHAWKAKNRNKRSTMDENERAPKSVMEAAAKASTRIQPRQEINSTTSVHRYFRIPFVRPNDTNDPGKKGWWYAHFDGQYVARQMELHVDKQPILLVAGIDDMQMCELSLDETGLTRKRGAEILEHEFNREWERNGGKAYRKIAN, encoded by the exons ATGGATCCACATATTGTTTGGGCACGTGATAGTATTGAGGGGTATGTGAAGGGACGCATTTCGGAAATAGGCAGTCATGAGGAATTTGAGGTGCAACCATTAGATAGCAAATTTCCAAAGCGTGTATGCGCTGTCCAAGATATCTTTCCATCGTGCGAGGGAGAACAAGATCACGATGATAACT gTGAACTTATGTTTCTGAATGAGGCCACACTGTTAGACAACCTGAGGACGAGATACtacaaagataaaatttat ACATACGTTGCGAATATACTAATAGCTGTGAACCCATATAAGGAAATTGGAGATCTGTATTCATCAAGTACCATTAAGAAATACAATGGGCGTTCATTGGGCGAACTCCCACCGCATGTCTATGCCATTg CTGATAAAGCAATACGAGATATGAAAGTGCTAAAAGTGTCACAGTCGATAATCGTTTCCGGTGAATCTGGTGCAGGAAAGACTGAATCAACGAAATATTTATTGCGCTACTTGTGCGATTCCGTAGCAGCGGCGGGGACTATTGAGCAAAAAATTCTCGATGCCAATCCCATCTTGGAGGCATTTGGTAATGCAAAGACAACGCGAAATAACAATAGTTCGCgttttgggaaattcattGAGGTGCATTACGATGGAAAGCATACCGTAGTGGGTGGCCATATATCCCACTATTTGCTGGAGAAGAGTAGAATATGCACACAGAGTCCCGATGAGCGCAATTATCATGTATTCTACATGCTATGTGCGGGTGCACCGCAGCAATTGCGTGAAAAACTCTGTCTGGGCAAGCCTGATGATTACAAA TATTTGAGTGGGTGTACGCAGTACTTTACAACAAGTACCACGGATAAGAAGATACCAGCAGCGTACAAGTCGAAAGATCATGCAAAACGTGGTGCACTGAAGGATCCAATTTTGGATGATTACGAGGACTTTGTGAATCTTGATCAAGCCCTTTCGCGCTTGGGACTGTCCGGGGAGGGTAGGCTTGAGATTTACAAGCTTGTTGCCGGGGTACTGCACCTCGGCAATATCTCCTTTGAAGATAATCCCGAAGATGCCAAAGGGGGATGCAAAGTTTCACCAAGTTCCGAACAATCACTCACCATTACATCCACCCTCATCGGGGTGGATCCATCGGAAATGCGTCAAGCACTCATCTCTCGTGTGATGCAGAGCAAAGGTGGTGGAGTTAAGGGGACTGTTATCAT GGTCCCACTGAAAGTCTATGAGGCAAATAATGCACGCGATGCATTGGCAAAGGCATTGTATAGTCGTCTATTTGATCATATAGTGTCAATAATCAATTTGAGCATCCCCTTCAAGGCGTCCAGCTTCTATATTGGTGTACTCGATATTGCGGGCTTTGAGTACTTCACGGTGAATTCTTTTGAGCAATTTTGCATTAACTATTGCAATGAGAAATTACAAAAGTTCTTCAATGACAACATCTTGGCCAATGAGCAGGAGCTGTATAAGCGCGAAGGACTCAATGTGccccaaattaaatttaccgACAATCAGGATGTGattgaattgattgaaaataaggccaatggaattttcatgatACTCGATGAGGAATCAAAATTGCCCAAACCATCATTCTCGCACTTTACAACTGAGGTGCATAGCTCATGGCAGGGGCACTATAGGCTCTCCTATCCACGATCGTCACGCCTAAAGGCACACAGGAGCCTTAGGGATGATGAGGGATTCCTCGTGAGACATTTTGCCGGTGCTGTGTGCTACAACACG aatcaatttattgagaaaaacaatGACGCACTGCATGCATCGTTGGAATTCCTTGTGCAAGAGTCCGAGAATAAGCTCCTCAATCGGCTCTTTGCATCTGGATCGTCGGCATCCAAGGGGAAATTGAGTTTCATATCGGTTGGATCGAAATTCAAGACACAGCTGAGTGAATTGATGGAGAAGTTGGAGAAGAATGGTACGAACTTTATACGGTGCATCAAGCCAAATAGCCGGATGGTTGATCATGAATTTGAGGGTAGTCTCTGTCTGGCGCAGCTAAAGTGCTCAGGTACAACGTCCGTGCTTGAGCTAATGGAATACGGCTACCCATCACGTGTACCATTTGGGGAGTTGCACAAAATGTACAAATCCTACTTGCCACCAGAACTTGCCAAACTCAGTGCACGTACCTTCTGCGAGGCAATGCTGCATTCGCTTAAATTGCACGATAAAGATTTCAAATTTGGCATCACGAAGGTCTTCTTTCGACCAGGAAAATTTGTCGAATTTGATCGTATAATGCGATCAGATCCGGAAAATTTAAAGGCAATTGTGGCAAATGTGAAGAAATGGTTGGTACGATCGCGATGGATAAAATCAGCATTCTGTGCCATTTGTGTAATAAAGC TGAAGAATCGCATTATTTACCGCAACAAGTGCGTCCTCGTTATGCAGAAAGTCATTCGGGGTTACCTGGCGCGCAAGAAGCATCAGCCACGGTTCAGGGGATTGCAAAAAATTCGTGCAATCAAGACGAATCTAATCAAAATGGAAGAAGTTGCTAATCAATTGAAGAAGGAGAAGGATGTGATGCTGAATCAAGTGAAAACTCTCTACGGAGCCATCGATGAGGCAACGAAGAAGATCAAAACGAATCAATCGATCACACCGAAGCAAATTGATGAGCTCTACGAGGGTCTCATGAAGAAGATCGATCAAAATACATCGCTGCTCAAGACGAAATTGCTCGAGCAGAAAAATGCCGAAGAGCAGGAACGTCTACGGAAGATTCAAATTGCCCTGGAGGCTGAGAGGAAGGcaaaggaggaggaggagaggAAACGACGGGAAGAGGAAGAGAATAGGAAGAA AAAAGCCGAAATGGAAGCAAAGAGGAAGGCAGAAGAAGCCGCTCGGCTGCGTCAGGAGGAATTGGATCGCAAAACAGCGGAAGCACTGCAGAAGCAACTCCACGAGGAGGCACTGCGAGACAGCAAATACCGCGAACAGCTGGAACAGGAGAGACGTGATCATGAGTTGGCCACACGACTTGCCAGTGAATCCAATGGTCAGGTGGATGATAGTCCTCCACTTATTCGCAA ATCAGAGAATATTCGTGCTCAGCAGCAATTGATTGGGAAGCAAAAGCATGATTTATCAAAATGGAAATATTCCGAATTACGTGATGCAATTAATACATCGTGTGACATTGAACTCCTAGAG GCTTGCCGTCACGAATTCCATCGACGTCTGAAAGTTTATCACGCTTGGAAGGCAAAGAATCGCAATAAGAGGTCAACAatggatgaaaatgaaagggCACCAAAG AGTGTTATGGAGGCTGCGGCGAAAGCTTCAACGAGGATTCAACCACGTcaggaaattaattcaacCACATCAGTCCACCGATACTTTCGTATTCCATTTGTGCGACCAAATGACACGAATGATCCAg GAAAGAAAGGTTGGTGGTATGCTCACTTTGACGGGCAGTATGTAGCACGTCAGATGGAATTGCACGTGGATAAGCAGCCAATTCTCCTTGTGGCTGGTATTGATGACATGCAAATGTGCGAATTGAGCCTGGATGAGACGGGATTGACGAGGAAGCGTGGCGCTGAAATTCTCGAGCACGAATTTAATCGCGAATGGGAGAGAAATGGCGGGAAGGCGTATCGTAAAATTgccaattaa
- the LOC129786867 gene encoding myosin heavy chain 95F isoform X1, translating to MDPHIVWARDSIEGYVKGRISEIGSHEEFEVQPLDSKFPKRVCAVQDIFPSCEGEQDHDDNCELMFLNEATLLDNLRTRYYKDKIYTYVANILIAVNPYKEIGDLYSSSTIKKYNGRSLGELPPHVYAIADKAIRDMKVLKVSQSIIVSGESGAGKTESTKYLLRYLCDSVAAAGTIEQKILDANPILEAFGNAKTTRNNNSSRFGKFIEVHYDGKHTVVGGHISHYLLEKSRICTQSPDERNYHVFYMLCAGAPQQLREKLCLGKPDDYKYLSGCTQYFTTSTTDKKIPAAYKSKDHAKRGALKDPILDDYEDFVNLDQALSRLGLSGEGRLEIYKLVAGVLHLGNISFEDNPEDAKGGCKVSPSSEQSLTITSTLIGVDPSEMRQALISRVMQSKGGGVKGTVIMVPLKVYEANNARDALAKALYSRLFDHIVSIINLSIPFKASSFYIGVLDIAGFEYFTVNSFEQFCINYCNEKLQKFFNDNILANEQELYKREGLNVPQIKFTDNQDVIELIENKANGIFMILDEESKLPKPSFSHFTTEVHSSWQGHYRLSYPRSSRLKAHRSLRDDEGFLVRHFAGAVCYNTNQFIEKNNDALHASLEFLVQESENKLLNRLFASGSSASKGKLSFISVGSKFKTQLSELMEKLEKNGTNFIRCIKPNSRMVDHEFEGSLCLAQLKCSGTTSVLELMEYGYPSRVPFGELHKMYKSYLPPELAKLSARTFCEAMLHSLKLHDKDFKFGITKVFFRPGKFVEFDRIMRSDPENLKAIVANVKKWLVRSRWIKSAFCAICVIKLKNRIIYRNKCVLVMQKVIRGYLARKKHQPRFRGLQKIRAIKTNLIKMEEVANQLKKEKDVMLNQVKTLYGAIDEATKKIKTNQSITPKQIDELYEGLMKKIDQNTSLLKTKLLEQKNAEEQERLRKIQIALEAERKAKEEEERKRREEEENRKKKAEMEAKRKAEEAARLRQEELDRKTAEALQKQLHEEALRDSKYREQLEQERRDHELATRLASESNGQVDDSPPLIRNVPHEVSSLGNPNRLIRSENIRAQQQLIGKQKHDLSKWKYSELRDAINTSCDIELLEACRHEFHRRLKVYHAWKAKNRNKRSTMDENERAPKSVMEAAAKASTRIQPRQEINSTTSVHRYFRIPFVRPNDTNDPGKKGWWYAHFDGQYVARQMELHVDKQPILLVAGIDDMQMCELSLDETGLTRKRGAEILEHEFNREWERNGGKAYRKIAN from the exons ATGGATCCACATATTGTTTGGGCACGTGATAGTATTGAGGGGTATGTGAAGGGACGCATTTCGGAAATAGGCAGTCATGAGGAATTTGAGGTGCAACCATTAGATAGCAAATTTCCAAAGCGTGTATGCGCTGTCCAAGATATCTTTCCATCGTGCGAGGGAGAACAAGATCACGATGATAACT gTGAACTTATGTTTCTGAATGAGGCCACACTGTTAGACAACCTGAGGACGAGATACtacaaagataaaatttat ACATACGTTGCGAATATACTAATAGCTGTGAACCCATATAAGGAAATTGGAGATCTGTATTCATCAAGTACCATTAAGAAATACAATGGGCGTTCATTGGGCGAACTCCCACCGCATGTCTATGCCATTg CTGATAAAGCAATACGAGATATGAAAGTGCTAAAAGTGTCACAGTCGATAATCGTTTCCGGTGAATCTGGTGCAGGAAAGACTGAATCAACGAAATATTTATTGCGCTACTTGTGCGATTCCGTAGCAGCGGCGGGGACTATTGAGCAAAAAATTCTCGATGCCAATCCCATCTTGGAGGCATTTGGTAATGCAAAGACAACGCGAAATAACAATAGTTCGCgttttgggaaattcattGAGGTGCATTACGATGGAAAGCATACCGTAGTGGGTGGCCATATATCCCACTATTTGCTGGAGAAGAGTAGAATATGCACACAGAGTCCCGATGAGCGCAATTATCATGTATTCTACATGCTATGTGCGGGTGCACCGCAGCAATTGCGTGAAAAACTCTGTCTGGGCAAGCCTGATGATTACAAA TATTTGAGTGGGTGTACGCAGTACTTTACAACAAGTACCACGGATAAGAAGATACCAGCAGCGTACAAGTCGAAAGATCATGCAAAACGTGGTGCACTGAAGGATCCAATTTTGGATGATTACGAGGACTTTGTGAATCTTGATCAAGCCCTTTCGCGCTTGGGACTGTCCGGGGAGGGTAGGCTTGAGATTTACAAGCTTGTTGCCGGGGTACTGCACCTCGGCAATATCTCCTTTGAAGATAATCCCGAAGATGCCAAAGGGGGATGCAAAGTTTCACCAAGTTCCGAACAATCACTCACCATTACATCCACCCTCATCGGGGTGGATCCATCGGAAATGCGTCAAGCACTCATCTCTCGTGTGATGCAGAGCAAAGGTGGTGGAGTTAAGGGGACTGTTATCAT GGTCCCACTGAAAGTCTATGAGGCAAATAATGCACGCGATGCATTGGCAAAGGCATTGTATAGTCGTCTATTTGATCATATAGTGTCAATAATCAATTTGAGCATCCCCTTCAAGGCGTCCAGCTTCTATATTGGTGTACTCGATATTGCGGGCTTTGAGTACTTCACGGTGAATTCTTTTGAGCAATTTTGCATTAACTATTGCAATGAGAAATTACAAAAGTTCTTCAATGACAACATCTTGGCCAATGAGCAGGAGCTGTATAAGCGCGAAGGACTCAATGTGccccaaattaaatttaccgACAATCAGGATGTGattgaattgattgaaaataaggccaatggaattttcatgatACTCGATGAGGAATCAAAATTGCCCAAACCATCATTCTCGCACTTTACAACTGAGGTGCATAGCTCATGGCAGGGGCACTATAGGCTCTCCTATCCACGATCGTCACGCCTAAAGGCACACAGGAGCCTTAGGGATGATGAGGGATTCCTCGTGAGACATTTTGCCGGTGCTGTGTGCTACAACACG aatcaatttattgagaaaaacaatGACGCACTGCATGCATCGTTGGAATTCCTTGTGCAAGAGTCCGAGAATAAGCTCCTCAATCGGCTCTTTGCATCTGGATCGTCGGCATCCAAGGGGAAATTGAGTTTCATATCGGTTGGATCGAAATTCAAGACACAGCTGAGTGAATTGATGGAGAAGTTGGAGAAGAATGGTACGAACTTTATACGGTGCATCAAGCCAAATAGCCGGATGGTTGATCATGAATTTGAGGGTAGTCTCTGTCTGGCGCAGCTAAAGTGCTCAGGTACAACGTCCGTGCTTGAGCTAATGGAATACGGCTACCCATCACGTGTACCATTTGGGGAGTTGCACAAAATGTACAAATCCTACTTGCCACCAGAACTTGCCAAACTCAGTGCACGTACCTTCTGCGAGGCAATGCTGCATTCGCTTAAATTGCACGATAAAGATTTCAAATTTGGCATCACGAAGGTCTTCTTTCGACCAGGAAAATTTGTCGAATTTGATCGTATAATGCGATCAGATCCGGAAAATTTAAAGGCAATTGTGGCAAATGTGAAGAAATGGTTGGTACGATCGCGATGGATAAAATCAGCATTCTGTGCCATTTGTGTAATAAAGC TGAAGAATCGCATTATTTACCGCAACAAGTGCGTCCTCGTTATGCAGAAAGTCATTCGGGGTTACCTGGCGCGCAAGAAGCATCAGCCACGGTTCAGGGGATTGCAAAAAATTCGTGCAATCAAGACGAATCTAATCAAAATGGAAGAAGTTGCTAATCAATTGAAGAAGGAGAAGGATGTGATGCTGAATCAAGTGAAAACTCTCTACGGAGCCATCGATGAGGCAACGAAGAAGATCAAAACGAATCAATCGATCACACCGAAGCAAATTGATGAGCTCTACGAGGGTCTCATGAAGAAGATCGATCAAAATACATCGCTGCTCAAGACGAAATTGCTCGAGCAGAAAAATGCCGAAGAGCAGGAACGTCTACGGAAGATTCAAATTGCCCTGGAGGCTGAGAGGAAGGcaaaggaggaggaggagaggAAACGACGGGAAGAGGAAGAGAATAGGAAGAA AAAAGCCGAAATGGAAGCAAAGAGGAAGGCAGAAGAAGCCGCTCGGCTGCGTCAGGAGGAATTGGATCGCAAAACAGCGGAAGCACTGCAGAAGCAACTCCACGAGGAGGCACTGCGAGACAGCAAATACCGCGAACAGCTGGAACAGGAGAGACGTGATCATGAGTTGGCCACACGACTTGCCAGTGAATCCAATGGTCAGGTGGATGATAGTCCTCCACTTATTCGCAA TGTTCCACACGAAGTGTCGTCTTTGGGTAATCCAAACAGATTGATCAG ATCAGAGAATATTCGTGCTCAGCAGCAATTGATTGGGAAGCAAAAGCATGATTTATCAAAATGGAAATATTCCGAATTACGTGATGCAATTAATACATCGTGTGACATTGAACTCCTAGAG GCTTGCCGTCACGAATTCCATCGACGTCTGAAAGTTTATCACGCTTGGAAGGCAAAGAATCGCAATAAGAGGTCAACAatggatgaaaatgaaagggCACCAAAG AGTGTTATGGAGGCTGCGGCGAAAGCTTCAACGAGGATTCAACCACGTcaggaaattaattcaacCACATCAGTCCACCGATACTTTCGTATTCCATTTGTGCGACCAAATGACACGAATGATCCAg GAAAGAAAGGTTGGTGGTATGCTCACTTTGACGGGCAGTATGTAGCACGTCAGATGGAATTGCACGTGGATAAGCAGCCAATTCTCCTTGTGGCTGGTATTGATGACATGCAAATGTGCGAATTGAGCCTGGATGAGACGGGATTGACGAGGAAGCGTGGCGCTGAAATTCTCGAGCACGAATTTAATCGCGAATGGGAGAGAAATGGCGGGAAGGCGTATCGTAAAATTgccaattaa